CGCTGATGGCATTTTCCAGGGTCGTGATGTCCGCGGCCAGCGCGCCCGCCTTGGTGCCTGCGTCCGACAGCTTCGTGAGGATGGCAGTGTCGGACGATAACGCCGCCGGCAACTGCACGCCCAACAGCCCGAACATCCCGGGCCCCAGGAGTTGTTCGAGTGGGGTCAGGAGCTTCCCCAGCTCCAGTACGACACTTTCTAGTGTACCGGTTGTGTTGGCCATACAGCGGGTTCTTGTTTATAGTGTCCAACCATGTCGATCATTTCCCGGAGGGTCATGTCGTGGGAAAATCCGGCCAGCAGCGGTTCGAGAGGCGCAATGTCCCCCAGGAGGGCGGACGAGGCATATTGCCTGAGGATGTCCAGGAACTTCGTGGCCGCGTCGGTCAGCGACAACCCGTCTATCTCCGGTCTCAACCGGAGGGCTGGATTGTAGTAAGCCTGCATCGCCAGTCTTGTCCAGACCGGCCCCTTGACGCGGTGCCATATCGTGGCCACCCTCCGGTTATGGTTGATCAGGTTCATGACTTCCGGGAAATACCGCTGGAAAAGCCCGGCCAGGCTTTTACCGTTTGGAGTCCGTAGCAGCTCTTCCTGCAGGGAGGGCTCCGTTTCCGGCGCCTGGACCGTGGCAGGTTCCACCACCAGGGCGCTGAAAAGCGACACCTTCTGTACCGCTTTTTTGGCGTCCACGGCGCCCACCCCCCAGCCCTGGACATCCTCGGGCGTCAAGCCACCGGGTGGCGCGTTGACACTGGCGGGGTCCAACAGGGCGGTTCTCAGTTGGGCCTGGGTATATTGCGGTTTTACCTGGAGCATCAGCGCCATGGTGCCTGCTACATGGGGAGATGCCTGGCTGGTCCCATTGTGGGCGACATACCAGTCCTGGCAGCAGGCGCAGCAGCAAGAGCAATGCTCTTTGTCATGACCCGCGGAATGGATGTTTTCTCCCGGTGCACAGAGGTCCGGCTTTTGTGCCGTTGCCGGCCGGTCCCGGGTAGGCCCCCGGCTTGAAAAAGCAGTCAGCGTTCTGTTTGCCGGGTCGGTGATGCCGTATGCGCCCGTACTGATGCTCAGTTTCCCGCAAGCAAACATGGACATCGTCGACAAGGACGTGGTTTTGACCGGTAACGGAAGGACGGGTGGCCCGGGTTGGGCTGGTCTGTTGTCATGAAAGCAAAACCCATCCTTGCCGGTGCCGTCTTCACAATAACCATCCACGGTAACCGCCGCCCCACCGCTGTTTGTCACATGGATGACCCAGGTTCCGGATAGGCTCATGCCGCTCGTCCCCGGTTTTATGGAGCCGTTGGAGATGCCGTCTGCGGGCGAGCTGGCGACGGACACGGCGCTTCCCGGCCCATTGGCCGTTGAGCTGGAGTTGGCCTCCGTTACCGTTTCCGATGTGGGTGCGGGCGAGGTGATGGATATTTGTATTTGGCTGCCGGCCGCATACCAAAGGGTAAAATCACGTTCGCGCTTGTCCGAAGCAGGTATGTTCCAGGGAATATCGAGGGTCCCGCCGGCGGGTATGCTGTCCTGTGCATGCATGTCCTTGTCCCCCCAGTTACCCGCTGCAAAAGAGACGCCTATCCCCGTGGCTGCGGGTAGATTGAGGATGTCTTCGATCGTTTGGATGGTGGGGTTGTAGCTGTGCATCAGCGAGGAGTTCATACGGCCCAGGCTGAGATTGACGGCGACCGGCATCGGATTGGTGAAGCCGGTCTTTGCCCTGTCAAGAACGTAGGCGATGGCATCGAGCAGCTCATTCCCGTCGGTCCCCGCAGGATTGGCCACAGCGGTGTCCCCCTTTGTCAACCCCCACTTTCGTACGATGACAAAGGTCGCTTCGGGTGCGACCCCGATATATTTGAAGGCGTCCGAGCAGGCCCCCGGCGGGGCCCCGTTGCCCGCAGCGATACCCGCCACATGGGTGCCATGTCCGTCGTCGTCCGTGTGCCGGCAGGTCGGTGGGTTGCTGTCCGGATTGGCAAGTGTCGCTTCTATATCCTCGTCGTTGTATTCCACCCCATAGTTTATTGTATAGGCGCTGCCCAGTGGGGGCCAACTGATGGGGTCGGGTGCTTGCTCCGTCGGTAGCGGGGCCTTGAGTCCTGGGATCATCGTCTGGTCCCAGATATATTTGATGCGGGTTTTTTGAGGGTTCACCGGGTCCCGGAACACGGGGTGCGTGAAGTCGATCCCGGTATCGATGATGCCGACAACCACCCCCTTCCCTGTCGTACCGCTAAAGGTATTGCCACTTCGGGACCAGACCTGGTTGGCCTCTATATCCGGTACACTCTTGTCCAGGACAATGTGCCCGGGCAAATGCCGGTCGATGCTGAGGACTTGTGGATGCGCCGCCAGGGCCCTTAGCGTCGGCACGTCCGCGTCGCCGAAGGCCGTGTGGCTGGGCGTCGGCCTGCCCCGGAAACCCAACGCCGCAATGTTGGCGTAATCTCCCGTAAAGGCGATGCCGATCGATATTTCCTGGTTGTCCGGCACCGGGTGGGTGCCCAGGGAAGGATTTTTTTCAAAACGCTCTTTTTCCATGAGCAGGAGCGCCAAGGAGGGATCGAGGTTAGCCATAGCCGGGGCAAGTATAGGTGAACAAAAGGTGACCCACCCAAGCTAGAGACTTTTCCCGTTATATGCAACGGGTCTACACCGAATGCGTACATATACGCATGCCCCAACGTTAGCGCCGGTTGGCGCGTTGAACATAAAATTCGACGATGCTGCTCAGCGTGTTAGGATCGCTATCCGGCATCGCATGCGTCGGATGCGGCATCCATGACTGGAAGATGGCCATATCCGGATGCAGTTGATACCGATCGCTCAATTCCACCAGGTGGTTCCGGGCATCCTGCATCCAGGCCGCATCGGTAGTGTCCAGGGGTGTGCCGTCATAGATGATCCCGATCTTGTCCAGCAAATGCCGCTCCCGAAGCGTCTCGCAAAAATGAAAATACGCCACCGCATCCGCCGGCTCGACACTGGGCGCCCGATTGGCCCAGGGAATATCCAGTTGCATAAACGCCAGCGGCCGCCCGTTGAGCGCCCGGAAACCGGCGGTCCAGTCGCTCAGCACCTGCTGCCAGCCCGGAAACGCCGCGATTTCCGTGGGCTCTACCTCGCCGACGACGATGTCCGGGAAAGCCTGCCGGTATACGTTTAGCGTGGGGATCATTAAGCGAAGGATGGTATCCACCGGGCTTTGACAACCCGGTTGTGACTTGCCTGCCCTTTTGGTGAAATAATGGCCATAATACAACGGCTCGTCCATACACAAAAAGTCGATCCTGCCACCGGCCTTTTTGATCTTGGCGCAAATATTCGCGGCTTGTGCCGGTGTTCCATATCCTTCCACCAGACCCAACCCACCGCAGGGCGGCACCGGGTTTTTAAAGTTCACATCGATCGTGCCGGTCTCCAACCCGATGGCGATCCCCCTGCGTTTCAGATCGGCAACGATGGTATCGATCTGGCCCTGGCGCGCCGGGTTGACAAAGCTCCCGTAGAGCTTGAACACGCGGGTATGCTCCGCTGCCTTTTTCCAGGTTGCGTCCGGGGTGAATAGCTGCATAAAATCAACCGCACGGTTCAGGGGCGAAGGGGGAATGGATGCTTGTGGGCAAAGCCAGATGTCGCGGGTTTGTGCTTGTAGATAGGTTTGTCCGGCGGACAAAACGATAAGGGTTGTTAAAATTAGGGTGCGTATAGGCATAGGTCTGAAGTTACATTATATTTAGGTATGCTACGTATCACCTCGCTGCTTTCCTGCCTGCTGATGTTCTCTCTCCTGCGCGCGCAGGAAATGCCACGCCCCGTTACGATCCGCGTGTCACTGACCCCTACCACCGCTACCTCTTGTGACCTCTCGATGACGGGTTGGACGATACAGTCTGACTATTCAAAAGAAGGGCATAAGACGATCCCGCTGGACGCCCATGGATCTGGTTCGCTGTCGTTCCAACTCGATAAGCCCCGCTTTGTCCGGTTAACCTATGGCGATTCGGATTCGAATCAAATCCATGTCTATACATTTTTTCTCTCACCCGGCGATAGCCTTCTTTTTAAAGCAGACCAGAGCCAGTGGCCGGTAAACATCCAGGTCTCCGGCAGGGGCGCGGAAGACAATCAACCGATGGCAGGCACCTTGTATGCCTA
This sequence is a window from Dinghuibacter silviterrae. Protein-coding genes within it:
- a CDS encoding S8 family serine peptidase; protein product: MANLDPSLALLLMEKERFEKNPSLGTHPVPDNQEISIGIAFTGDYANIAALGFRGRPTPSHTAFGDADVPTLRALAAHPQVLSIDRHLPGHIVLDKSVPDIEANQVWSRSGNTFSGTTGKGVVVGIIDTGIDFTHPVFRDPVNPQKTRIKYIWDQTMIPGLKAPLPTEQAPDPISWPPLGSAYTINYGVEYNDEDIEATLANPDSNPPTCRHTDDDGHGTHVAGIAAGNGAPPGACSDAFKYIGVAPEATFVIVRKWGLTKGDTAVANPAGTDGNELLDAIAYVLDRAKTGFTNPMPVAVNLSLGRMNSSLMHSYNPTIQTIEDILNLPAATGIGVSFAAGNWGDKDMHAQDSIPAGGTLDIPWNIPASDKRERDFTLWYAAGSQIQISITSPAPTSETVTEANSSSTANGPGSAVSVASSPADGISNGSIKPGTSGMSLSGTWVIHVTNSGGAAVTVDGYCEDGTGKDGFCFHDNRPAQPGPPVLPLPVKTTSLSTMSMFACGKLSISTGAYGITDPANRTLTAFSSRGPTRDRPATAQKPDLCAPGENIHSAGHDKEHCSCCCACCQDWYVAHNGTSQASPHVAGTMALMLQVKPQYTQAQLRTALLDPASVNAPPGGLTPEDVQGWGVGAVDAKKAVQKVSLFSALVVEPATVQAPETEPSLQEELLRTPNGKSLAGLFQRYFPEVMNLINHNRRVATIWHRVKGPVWTRLAMQAYYNPALRLRPEIDGLSLTDAATKFLDILRQYASSALLGDIAPLEPLLAGFSHDMTLREMIDMVGHYKQEPAVWPTQPVH